The window TCGCGGCGTCTGGGTCGTCTTCGGCGGAGTACACGAGGATCCGGGCCTCCGGGAGCCGCGCCCTGATCGAGCGCAACACCCCCGAAGTGTCGGTGTCGAGGTGACTGAGCGCGGACCCGGACGCGGTCCCCACGCGCACGACCACGACGGGGTCCGTCGCAGTCGCCGCCGCGTCTTCGTGCGTGCCGTCGGGCGCGGACGCCCGCGTGGACACCGCCGTCGCGATGTCGTCGCCGAGATCCGAGCGATCGGCCGGGGAAAGGAAGATCGTGTCCGCAGGCAGCACCGCCCACGCCGCGTCGAGACGGTCGCCGACGTGAACGACTGGTCGATCAGGTCGCATTTCCTCCGGTCGCGCCGCGTCGACCGGACCGGGCGGCACAGCCGACCGACCGGCCGGTCAGGACCGGCCGTCGACGGCCGCCGGAGAGCGGTACGATCATTACGCGAATCACGAGAGCGCCGCACATAACGCTTATTTCAACTTCTCGAAAGTACCGGTCGACGTCCGTCGAGGCGGTCCACGGCAGGCCCCTCAGTGCGGGTGGATCGACCGTCACAGCGCGCGTGACAGCAGCTGACACGCCGCAATGCGGTTCCGAATGAGCCGGACCACCCGACCGCGAGACGGCACGTTTTACGCGGTCCGGATCGCAGGATCGCTATGGAGCGGTACGACCTTCTCTATCGGCTGTACGACGAGTTCGACGTGGAGACGCTGCGTGAGTATCAGTCGTTCGTGGATCTCTTTCCGCCGGTCGACTCGCGTGTGGCGCTCGATCACTGGGAGGAGGTCAGCGACGAGCTCGATCGGTTAAAACGGCAGATCCGCGAGTCGTTTCCGGCCGGGAGCACGTTCGCAGAAATCGCGGCGCACGCCGACAGAGAGACGGCCTTCACCGCGCTCGACCTGTTCGCGCGATACGACCGCGCCGTCAACGCACTCGTGTTGGACGTCGACGAGACGCTGCGGTCTGCGGGACAGACCGACAACGAGATCCCCCGCGAGACGCTCCACATCCTGACGGAGATACACGAGTCCGGCGTCCCAATAGTCATCTGTACCGGCCAGACGCTGGAGAACGTGAAGGGGTTCATGATTCAGGGGCTCGGCAACGAACTGGTTCACTCCGGAAACCTCTCTATCGTGTACGAGGCCGGAAACGGCGTGTTCACGCCGAGCCACGGGTCAGAGACGAAGCGGCTGCTGTATCAGGACCTCGGCGCTGACGTCCGGAGCATCTTCGAGCGGGTCCGAACGCGCGCGCTGTCGGCTGCCCCAGACAACGTCCGGCGAGGCTGTCACCTCCAGGGCAACGAGTTCAACGTCACGCTGAAGCCGAACTTCGAGACGGGGAGCGCGGACGCCGAGGCCGTGATCGACGACGGGCTCGTCCATCTGATCGACGCGCTCGGGGCGGCGGTGGCCGAGCGGGTCGCAGACGAGGTCGACGAGCCGGTCGACGGAGCCGCCGCCAACGCAGACCGCGACGCCCAGCCCGTCCGCGCGGAACGCGGT is drawn from Halorubrum sp. BV1 and contains these coding sequences:
- a CDS encoding HAD family hydrolase; amino-acid sequence: MERYDLLYRLYDEFDVETLREYQSFVDLFPPVDSRVALDHWEEVSDELDRLKRQIRESFPAGSTFAEIAAHADRETAFTALDLFARYDRAVNALVLDVDETLRSAGQTDNEIPRETLHILTEIHESGVPIVICTGQTLENVKGFMIQGLGNELVHSGNLSIVYEAGNGVFTPSHGSETKRLLYQDLGADVRSIFERVRTRALSAAPDNVRRGCHLQGNEFNVTLKPNFETGSADAEAVIDDGLVHLIDALGAAVAERVADEVDEPVDGAAANADRDAQPVRAERGAAWARAHYAAADPEIRDVLEAAGIEPAAGEPSRSPDIPAPVASLFDEIDVAYYRGDAAEIGSLELDKVAGVDAAFDVLDVADPFALVMGDSKSDLRVMEWAAANDAGIAAAPEHASADVLSHVLDHDELVFDRGQSAKMLRTAYVMNLFARLE